CGTTCCGCATCGCTGCAATCGAGCCCGGCCTGCCGTCCTGACAGATACGACCTCGCCGAGACCGGAAGACCAGCAGAGAAACCGCCGATGAACGCCGATGGACGCAGATTCCCAAACTCCTGACTCTATGTCGCTCGTACTGAGCGTACAGCCGCCTTCGTATCCGGCTGAGTCAATCACCAGGGCAGCGCGTATACTGCGGGACGGCGGCGTCGCCGTGTTTCCGACGGAGACCGTGTATGGGATCGGGGCGGACATCAGGTGTCCCGAGGCCGTCAGTCGCGTGTTTGCGCTGAAGAAGCGGGATCTATCGCAGCCGCTGATGGCGCATTGCGCTTCGCCCCTGCAGATGCTTGAGTACGTGACTGAAGTTCCGCCATGGGTGCAGCCACTGCTGGGTCAGTTCTGGCCCGGGCCGCTGTCCCTGGTACTCCGTTGCTCCGAGAATGTCCCGCCAGTTGTGACCGGCGGCGGGCAGACCGTCGGTATCAGGATGGTGGCGCATCCGGCCACGCGCGACTTGCTCGAGGAACTCGGTGCGCCCATCGCCGGCACCAGCGCGAACCTGCACGGCGAACCTGCCACGAGTCGTTTCGGAGCGGTCAACCCGGCCCTGCTCGGACAGGTGGACGTGGCGCTGGATGCCGGCCTGTGCGGAAAGCACGTGCCGTCAACCGTTCTGGACGTGACCCAGAGGCCGCCGCGCGTTCTTCGGGTCGGGGCGGTTGGGGTTCAGGAACTCGAGCGGGTCGTCGGCCAGGTTCTTGTCGGTTCGGGGTCTACGGTCTAGTAGCGATACTCGACTTTCAGCGCCAGGTCAACACCGTTCCGGTCGACGCCCAATTCTCCCTGGTGGTTCGCGCTGCTCCAGAAGCCGACGGACAGTGAGACGAATAGGTCGCGAAGAGGCCGGATCTCCACACCCGGCGCGAGCCTCACCGTCTTGTCGACTTCCTCAGTCAGGGCGCCTGTGAGCGTATCCCAGCCCCGGGTCGGGAATTCGGTGTGCTGGCGCAGGTACCACCAGTCCAACGTATCCCGGTAGCTCTTGCGGAGGTAGTCGCCGCGGTTATGGTAGCCGCGGCGGACATAGTCGGCACCGATGTTGACCTTCAGCCAGCTATTGGGAATGACACTCACGGTGGCGAAGAGCTGGTCCGCGTCCGGGCCCAGCGGATGGCCCATCGTTGTGAGGTAGTTCTCGTACATGATGTAGTGAACCCGATGATAGTAGGTGAACGCAGTAACGCGGGTATACTCGAGTCTTGCCTCCAGCGGCAGGTTTGGTGCCCAGTAGACGCCTCCCTGCAGGCCCACCGCATTCGGCGCGTTCTTCAGAGTGTTGAACTCGAAGTTGTCGAGAAAGAGCTGGGCGTAGAACTTCGTGCGGGGAAGA
This genomic window from candidate division WOR-3 bacterium contains:
- a CDS encoding threonylcarbamoyl-AMP synthase: MDADSQTPDSMSLVLSVQPPSYPAESITRAARILRDGGVAVFPTETVYGIGADIRCPEAVSRVFALKKRDLSQPLMAHCASPLQMLEYVTEVPPWVQPLLGQFWPGPLSLVLRCSENVPPVVTGGGQTVGIRMVAHPATRDLLEELGAPIAGTSANLHGEPATSRFGAVNPALLGQVDVALDAGLCGKHVPSTVLDVTQRPPRVLRVGAVGVQELERVVGQVLVGSGSTV